A section of the Rhodospirillales bacterium genome encodes:
- a CDS encoding DUF4402 domain-containing protein, with protein sequence MQRIALILMALLALCAAPAAVAATANVVQALDFGQWFILNNNGDYTITVAADGSYSHSGSLTQIRAPHPGIYNVTGLPANTVINAVTATQTQAMTAGAGEQMTMDNFDVTAPGSTDGSGAMSVHLGAVAHTSGNGNGYASGAYSGTIQLYFDF encoded by the coding sequence ATGCAACGGATTGCCCTGATACTTATGGCCCTTTTGGCCCTGTGCGCCGCGCCCGCGGCCGTTGCCGCCACCGCAAATGTGGTTCAGGCGCTGGATTTCGGACAGTGGTTCATCCTGAACAATAACGGCGATTACACCATTACCGTGGCGGCCGACGGGTCCTACAGCCATTCCGGCAGCCTGACCCAAATCCGCGCGCCGCACCCCGGCATCTACAACGTCACCGGCCTACCGGCGAATACGGTGATCAATGCGGTGACCGCGACCCAGACCCAGGCGATGACGGCAGGCGCTGGCGAACAGATGACGATGGATAATTTCGATGTGACCGCCCCCGGATCGACAGACGGCAGCGGCGCGATGAGCGTGCATCTGGGCGCGGTCGCGCATACATCCGGAAACGGTAACGGGTACGCGTCGGGCGCCTATTCCGGCACAATCCAGCTTTATTTCGATTTTTGA
- a CDS encoding glycosyltransferase family 4 protein, whose translation MSTRPGILIVNRAYPPLNGATGRLLHDLARHLVKSGYNVTILATGEGKPGQSRRGAIGITRVRAGGPGFWRYLALMARLARAMLRAGRHDIVITLSDPPMLYVLGDLVARRWKAAHIHWCHDLYPDLFPVLDMPVPPGVLDLLRRYGRYVLRRAACVVTLSRCMQRYITRTGLDIRRTAVIENWPDAEQVDETAPAMPDRPLAPTGDLPHRRDLRGRRLYSDPTGEKFRVLYAGSIGRAHPVEAIVQAARILLKAQPDIELTFVGQGPGFERLAQLRAQGGLDNIRLMPPQPRAALRTLMESGDVHLVTMRDEALGMLLPSKFYGALGARRPCVFVGPAESDIARIIARYACGQVVRPGDGKQLAAAIALYRNDAEAWFAAHEGAQAALKARLPREAFALWSNVIKKVLHDHDAARPR comes from the coding sequence ATGTCCACCCGTCCCGGCATTCTGATCGTCAACCGCGCCTATCCGCCCCTGAACGGAGCGACGGGGCGGTTGCTGCACGATCTGGCGCGGCATCTGGTCAAAAGCGGGTACAATGTCACCATTCTGGCGACGGGGGAAGGCAAGCCCGGCCAAAGCCGCCGTGGTGCGATCGGCATCACCCGCGTCCGGGCGGGCGGCCCCGGATTCTGGCGCTATTTGGCGCTGATGGCGCGGCTGGCGCGCGCGATGCTGCGGGCCGGACGGCACGACATCGTGATCACCCTGTCCGATCCACCGATGCTCTATGTGTTGGGCGATCTTGTCGCGCGGCGCTGGAAGGCGGCGCATATCCACTGGTGCCATGACCTGTACCCCGATCTTTTTCCGGTGCTGGATATGCCCGTGCCGCCGGGTGTGCTTGACCTGCTGCGCCGTTATGGCCGGTACGTACTGCGCCGCGCCGCCTGTGTCGTGACGCTTTCGCGCTGCATGCAGCGTTACATAACCCGCACCGGCCTCGATATTCGACGCACCGCGGTGATCGAAAACTGGCCCGACGCGGAACAGGTCGACGAAACAGCGCCTGCGATGCCCGACCGGCCGCTGGCCCCCACCGGCGATTTGCCCCATCGGCGCGATCTGCGCGGTCGCCGCCTGTATTCCGACCCCACGGGCGAAAAATTCCGCGTTCTGTATGCCGGCAGCATCGGTCGCGCCCACCCGGTCGAAGCCATCGTCCAGGCCGCGCGCATCTTGCTGAAAGCCCAGCCGGACATTGAACTGACCTTCGTCGGGCAGGGGCCGGGATTCGAGCGTTTGGCGCAACTGCGCGCGCAAGGCGGTCTGGACAATATCCGACTGATGCCGCCGCAGCCGCGCGCGGCACTGCGTACCTTGATGGAAAGCGGCGACGTGCATCTGGTGACCATGCGCGACGAGGCTTTGGGTATGCTGTTGCCGTCCAAATTCTACGGCGCCCTTGGCGCGCGCCGCCCCTGCGTGTTCGTGGGCCCGGCGGAATCCGACATCGCGCGCATCATCGCGCGCTATGCCTGCGGGCAGGTCGTCCGCCCCGGCGACGGCAAACAGCTTGCCGCCGCGATCGCCCTTTACCGCAACGATGCCGAGGCGTGGTTTGCCGCCCACGAGGGCGCGCAGGCCGCGCTTAAGGCCCGCCTCCCGCGGGAGGCTTTTGCCCTATGGTCCAACGTGATAAAAAAAGTCCTGCATGACCACGACGCTGCGCGCCCTCGCTGA
- a CDS encoding glycosyltransferase family 2 protein has product MIPASVIVVTKNEGENLAHCLLPLVGTFRQVVVVDSNSTDDTMATAKNMGAEFLPFSWNGKYPKKRQWCLDAMPGLQPWVFFVDADEVATPELIRELRLLFARGNMADGYFVRGRYVWLGRRLRFGMANNKLCLFRRDRFRFPVVGDLDIPGMGEIEGHYQPLPLGPDVTIGQVSAALVHYNRKGRGEWNRRHERYATWEAAMIARDAFPPDPVPWRQELKTLTRASWARPYLVFLYAYVLRAGFLDGAAGLDFALARAGYARDVQRRLRSLQ; this is encoded by the coding sequence ATGATCCCGGCCAGCGTCATCGTCGTCACGAAGAACGAGGGCGAAAATCTGGCTCATTGCCTTCTGCCGTTGGTCGGCACGTTCCGGCAGGTGGTGGTGGTCGATTCCAATTCCACCGACGACACCATGGCCACGGCCAAGAATATGGGGGCGGAATTCCTGCCCTTTTCGTGGAACGGCAAATACCCGAAAAAACGCCAGTGGTGCCTCGACGCGATGCCGGGGCTTCAGCCTTGGGTGTTTTTCGTCGACGCGGACGAGGTGGCGACGCCGGAACTGATCCGCGAACTGCGCTTGCTGTTCGCGCGCGGTAACATGGCCGACGGCTATTTCGTGCGCGGGCGCTATGTCTGGCTGGGCCGCCGCCTGCGCTTTGGCATGGCCAACAACAAGCTGTGCCTGTTTCGCCGCGACCGTTTCCGTTTTCCGGTCGTGGGCGATCTCGATATCCCCGGCATGGGCGAAATCGAAGGCCATTACCAGCCCTTACCGCTGGGCCCGGATGTAACGATCGGACAGGTTTCCGCCGCGCTGGTTCATTACAACCGCAAGGGCCGTGGCGAATGGAACCGCCGCCACGAACGCTATGCGACTTGGGAGGCCGCGATGATCGCGCGCGACGCTTTCCCGCCCGACCCTGTGCCGTGGCGACAGGAGCTTAAGACCCTGACCCGCGCGTCATGGGCGCGGCCCTATCTGGTGTTTTTATACGCCTATGTCCTGCGCGCCGGTTTTTTGGACGGCGCGGCGGGGCTTGATTTCGCGCTCGCCCGCGCGGGCTATGCGCGCGACGTCCAAAGGCGGCTGCGCAGCCTCCAGTAA